The genomic region CATCAGATATAAATCCTCCAATGTGCTCTGGGTTTTGTCTCCATGGGGTATTGGCATATTTATTATCTTTTGACATATAAATCCATAAATTCCATTGTAAATAATAAACTTCACCTATTTTTGAGGTTAATTCTTTTATTTTATCATAAGCAGAAAAATGTCTATAGTTTTCAGCAATATAAACAACATTTTTATATCTTCTTGATAATTCTACAATTTTTTTACCCTCTTCTACATTTACTGATATAGGTTTTTCGCAAATAACATTTACACCTTTTTTTAATGCTTTTTCAATAAATTCATAATTTAATTGTACAGGTAATGCTAAATCAACAGCCTCTACATTATCTAACAATTCATCATATGAATCATAAATTTTTGGATTATTATTCAAATAATTAGAAAATCTTATTGCTTTTTCTTTTGTTCTATTAAAAAGTGCAACAATTTCAAACTTATTTTCTAATTCCAATAATCCAGGCAAATGTAAATCCCTAGCCGCTATTCCGGTTCCAACAATACCTAATTTAATTTTTTTCATTTTATCACCCCCATTATATTTTATCATATATTTTAATTGTAATATTTTATAAAAATATTATATATTTGTTATTAATTTAATATAATTATTCCTCGTTAATGATAATCAGCGATATTTATACTTTATTCAAATTGTAAAGTGTGCTTTAATTAAAATGAACGTTACCGAAATTTTTAAAAAGGGGGGAATAGTATGAAAAAATTGACATTAGGATTAATTACTATTTTATTAGTCATTTCAAGTGTTTTTGCAGCATCAAATGATTTAGAAATTTTTAGTTGGTGGACTGGTGGTGGAGAAGAAGAGGGATTGTTGGCATTATTTGCTAAGTTTAATCAATATTACCCTAATATCAACATAATAAATGCAGCTGTAGCTGGTGGTGCAGGAACTAATGCTAAAGCTGTATTGAAAACAAGGATGCTAGGTGGAAATCCTCCAGATTCATTCCAAGTCCATGCTGGTATGGAATTAACAGATACATATGTAATTCCTGGTTTAATGGAACCATTAACAAATTATTTAAGAGAATGGGGTGTATATGATAAATTCCCTAAAGATGTTATGGAAATTGTTAGTTATCAAGGAGAAGTTTATTCAATCCCTGTAAATGTTCATAGAGGAAATGTTGTATTCTATAATAAAAAAATATTTAGAGAATTAGGATTAACAAAAGAACCAACTACCTGGGCTGAATTTTTTGCCGCAATGAAGAAAGCTCAAGAAGCTGGATATATACCACTTGCATTAGGTGATAAAAATAAATGGACATTAACACATTTATTTGAAAATATTATGCTTTCAGTATTTGGTCCTGAAGGTTATAAAGGTTTATTTAATGGAAAAACATCTTTTGATTCACCTGAATTAGAAATGTCATTAGTATTATTAGAAAGACTGATTCCTTACTTTAATAGAGATCATTCTGCTTTAACATGGCAAGATGCTGGTAGACTAGTTTTTGAAGGTAAAGCATTATTTAATGTAATGGGAGATTGGGAAGAAGGTTACTTTAAAACATTAGGGTGGAAACCAGGTGTGGATTTTGGATGGTTTGCAGTACCTGGCACTGATAATGCATTCATGTTCATTTCAGATACATTTGGATTGCCAAAAGGCGCTCCACATAGAGATAATGCTTTAAAATGGTTAAAATTTATAGCAACAAAAGAAGCTCAAGATATTTTCAACCCTATAAAAGGTTCTATTCCAGCAAGAATTGACGCAGATAAAAGCAGATATGATGTATATTTAACCTGGTCAATGAATGATTTTGCTACTGTAGCAGTAGTTCCTTCTATTATACATGGTTCTGCTGCACCTGAAGGATTTGTAACTACATTAAATGATGCACTTAATAGATTTATAGTAAAGAAAAATATTTCAAATACTTTAAGAGATATAATGTGGGCTGCTGAAGATCAAGGATACTTAACAGAGTAATTGATACCCGGTTCTTTGAACCGGGTATTTAAATAAGGTGGTGATTGAATGAGTGTTCAAAGAAGAAAGTCTAAAATAGGATTTTTCATAATTCTACCATCATTAATTTTAATTGGTATTTTTGTATATTATTTTATTTTTTGGACTATTAGAACCTCATTTTCAGATTGGAATAGTTTTAGCAAATTATTAAGAGGTATATATAATTTCGTAGGATTTAGAAATTATCAAAGAATATTTCTAGATCAGAGATTTCAAACCGACTTATGGAATACATTATTTTTTACATTATTTTTCATAGCAGGATCCATTGGATTAGGATTATTTTTAGCAAATATAATTGATAAGGGACTAAAAGGTTCTAGGTTTTTTCAAAGTTTATTTTTATTTCCAATGGCAATTGCATTTGTAGTAACTGGAACTGTATGGAGTTGGATATTTGCTCCAGGAAATATTCCTAAAGATCCACAAGGTATAAATTTATTATTTAAAAATATAGGGTTAGAAAAATTACAATGGTTATGGTATACAAGCTCGGAAAGTATTGGCCATTTTAATTTAGCACTAATTCCTGTCATCATTGCTGCTATTTGGCAAATGTCAGGATATATTATGGCTATGTATTTAGCTGGTTTAAAAGCCATCCCAAACGAAATTCTAGAAGCAGCTAGGGTTGATGGAGCTAATGAAAGATATATTTTTTGGAAAATAAAAATGCCATTATTAAAACCTATTACTTTAAGTACAATGATAGTTCTTGGACACGTTTCATTAAAAATATTTGATTTAATATATGCTATGACTGGAAGTGGTCCAAATAATGTTACTGATGTCCCAGCTATTTATATGTTTGAATTAACCTTTAGATCTAACAGATACGCATTAGGTTCTGCAATATCAGTTATTATGCTGTTAATGGTTGCAGTAATAATTATTCCATATCTATATTCTTCCCTTAGAAAGGGAGTGAGTTCATGACAAAAACTAAAGTTATTATATATTATATTATTTTAATAATAATATCATTATTTTTTATCACTCCTTTTTATGTAACTCTTATTACTAGTTTTAAACCTTTAAGTGAAATTTCAATAGCAAATATGTGGAATTTCCCAAAACATTTTTCTTTAGAGGGTTTTTTAGGCGCATATAAAAAGTTAGCTCCAAATATGAAAAACAGTTTTTATTTAACAATACCAGCAACTATTATTTCTGCAATTTTAGGCTCTATAAATGGGTTTGCATTATCAAAATTAAGATTCAAATATTCAAATTTAGTATTTGCATTAATCTTATTTGGTATGTTCATACCATATCAAAGTGTATTATTCCCATTAATCCAATTTTTTCAAAAAATTGGATTATATGGAACTATTCCGGCATTAATTATAATTCACGTAATATATGGAATTCCAATAACAACATTAATGTTCAAAAATTATTATGAAGAAATTCCTGATGAATTAATCGAAGCTGCATCAATTGATGGCGCTAATCTATACAATATTTATACAAAAGTACTTCTTCCTATTTCAATTCCTGGTTTTGTTGTTGTTGCAATTTGGCAATTCACGAATATTTGGAATGAATTTTTATTTGCAGTTACTGTTACTAATAATCCAGCAAAACAACCTATAACAGTAGCTCTTGTAAATCTTGCTGGAAGTCAAGTTGTTGAATGGAATATACAAATGGCAGGAGCATTAATTGCAGCATTACCAACATTAATTGTATATGTTGCTTTAGGTAAATATTTCATTAGAGGTCTTCTTGCTGGATCAGTTAAAGGATAATTACAACACCTTCATTTTTGAAGGTGTTTTTTATTAAATTATTCAAATTTTTTCGATTTTATTACTTAAATATTATTAATCGCTTATAATACCAAATAATTAATTATTATTATATTTTGATATTTATGTTAAATATGTTTTAATATTATCGGTAACGTTATCGGTAACCTTTACGATACCCAAAAATTTATGGAGGTGTAATTATGAAGAGGGGATTATTAGTATTATTAGTTGTTATTTTGGCTTTTAGTGCTTTTGCTAAAACTAAAATAGTTATAAACAGTAACGCATCAGATCCTGCTCCAAGAGAAGCATTTAAACATGTTGTTGATATGTTTCAAGAAAAATACCCAGATTATGAAGTAGTAGTAAACACATTCCCACACGAAGACTTCAAAACATTATTAAGAACATGGTTAAACTCAAAAGAAGCTCCTGATGTAGTTACATGGTTCGCTGGCGAAAGAATGAGATACTTTGCAGAAAAAGGATTATTATTACCATTAGATGATATATTTTCTGATAAGCCATTTGAAGCATATTTCCCAGCTTCATTCAAAAGCGCATCTGAATATGATGGAAAAATTTATTTCTTACCATTTACTTGGTACTGGTGGAGTGTATATTATAACACAGAAGTATTTAAAAAATATAGTTTAACTCCTCCAGTTACATGGTCACAATTCTTACATGTTTGTGAAGTATTAAAAGAAAATGGTGTTACACCAATTACTATTGGTACAAAATACTTATGGCCAACTGGTGGTTGGTTTGATTACTTAGATATGAGAGTTAATGGTTATAAGTTCCATATGGATTTAACAGCAGGTAAAATACCTTATACTGATGCAAGAGTAAAGAAAGTATTTGAATATTGGAAACAATTAGTAGATAATGGTTATTTCTTAGCTAATCATTCATCATACACATGGCAAGATGCTGCAAGTTTCTTATTTAGAGGAGAAGCAGGAATGTACTTAATGGGTCAATTCATTAAAGACGTTGCTCCTGCAGAAGTTAAAGATAAATTAGATTTCTTTAGATTCCCAATAATTGATGGTAATGTTGGCGTTTATGAAGAAACTCCTATTGACGGATTTATGGTTCCTGCAAAGGCAAAAAATCCGGAAGGAGCAAAAGTATTTATTAAATTCTTAGCTTCAAAAGAAGTACAAGATATGTATTCAAAAGAATTAGGAAGATTAGCAGCTAATAAATATGTAACTCCTCCAGATGCACATGCTCAAAAAGGTTTAGATTTAGTATTAGCTTCAGATGGCGTTGCTCAATTCTATGACAGAGATACAGATCCAGAAATGGCAACATTTGGTATGAATAAATTCGTTGAATTTATGACATTCCCACAAAGATTAGATATTCTTTTAAAACAAATGGAATTTCAAAGAAGAAAAATTTTTAAATGATTTTAAGGAGGGGTTTCCCCTCCTTTTTTAAAAAAATTAGTTAAAGGTGGTTTTATTATGAAGAAAAAATGGTGGATCCCTTATGCTTTTCTTGCATTACCATTAACTATGTATTTAATATGGGTAATTATTCCAATTTTTCAAACAGTTATTATAAGTTTTACCGATTGGGATAGCGTTTCTCCTTCATATAATTTTATCGGTTTAGAAAATTATAAAATGCTCTTTTATGATTATTATTTTTTAACTTCCTTATTAAATAATATAAAATGGATGGTTGGCTTTGTAATAGTTGCAATCCCTATAGGATTAGGAATTGCTATGCTTATGGATCAAAAGTTTAAAGGAAATAAATTCTTTAAAACTATGATGTATTTACCAATGACATTATCTTTTGTAGTTATTGGAGAAATCTGGACCTGGATACTTGAACCTAATCATGGAGTTATAAATGAATTTTTAAGAGGAATAGGATTAGGCAATTTAGCCAAGCCTTGGTTAAGTGATCCTAATTTAGTAACATATGCATTAATTTTTGCCGCATTATGGAGACAAATTTCATATGCAATGGTATTATTTTTGGCTGGACTTCAAAGTGTACCTACTGAGCAAGTCGAAGCTGCTTACGTGGATGGTGCAAATAGTTGGCAAAGATTTTGGTATGTTATATTACCAGCTTTAAGACCCGCTATGGTAATAGCTATAACTGTGAATATAATTGACTCGTTAAGAGCTTTTGATATTGTGTTTGTTATTACAAGAGGAGGACCATTCTATTCTTCAAGTGTTATGGCAAATTATATGTATATAGAATCATTTAATAATTATAATATGGGATATGGTGCTTCTATTGCTGTTATACAATTCTTTATCACATTAGGATTTATCATTTGGTACTTGATTAATTCCTTTAAAAAGGAGGACAATTTATGACAAAAACTGCAATATATAAAAAATATTTATTTTACATATTATCAACAATAATTGTAATAATATGGCTTATCCCTTTTGTGATAGCCGTATTGACTTCTTTTAAAACTATGGATGAAATTTCTTTCGGAGCTAATTGGTTTAGGCTACCAAAAAAATGGTCTTTAGAAGGATATATTACTGCTTGGAAAAATGCTCACATATATACATACTATTTAAATACATTTTTAATTGCTGCTGTTTCTACCCTTGGCGCATTATTTTTATCAAGCTTGGGAGCATATGCTTTAAGTTGGTATGACTTCAAATTAAGAAAACCTATATTAATTACTTTTGTAGCTGGTATGCTTATACCTTTTCAAATGCTATTAATTCCAGTATATAAATTTTCTGTAAATACTGGATTATATGATACATATCCAGGATTAATACTATTCCATATAGCATTTCAGTTGGGTTTTTGTACTTTCTTTTTAAGAAATTTCATGGTAACTATTCCAAAAAGTATATTTGAAGCAGCAAAAATTGATGGTGCAAATGATTTTAAAATATACTACAGTATTATGCTTCCATTAATTAAACCAGCAATTGCTGCTTTAGGAATTTTAGAATTCACATGGATTTGGAATGACTATTTATGGGCTTTAATATTAATTCAAAGTGATACTAAAAAACCTATAACTCTTGGTTTAACTACATTACAAGGGCAATGGGTAACTAGTTGGAATGTTATTGCTGCTGCATCAATATTAGCTGCAATTGTTCCTATAATTGTATTCTTAATGTTCCAAAAATACTTTATTCAAGGTTTAACTATGGGAAGTGTAAAAGGTTAGGGAGGCAATAATATGAAAATATATGGTGCTGATTATTATCCCGAACATTGGCCTGAAGCTGATTGGGAAAAACATATTAAAATAATGAAAGAATTTGAGATTGAATGGTTAAGAATAGGAGAGTTTTCTTGGGCTTTTTTAGAACCAAAAGAGGGAGAATTCAATTTCGATCTTTTTGATAAAGCTATACCTATGTTAAAAAAGGAAGGATTTAAATTAATTTTAGGAACACCTACTCCAACACCACCTGCTTGGTTAATAAAAAAATATCCTGATATACTTCCAGTTGATGAAAATGGTCATGTCAGAGAATTTGGAAGCAGAAGGCATTACTGTGTTGATAATGAACATTTTATTTTTCATTCTCTTAGAATAACAGAAAAGTTTGTTGAAAGATATCATCAATATGCCGATATGTGGCAAATCGATAATGAATTTGGATGTCATGAAACAACTTATTGCTATAATGAGGAAACTAGAAAATCATTTATTAATTGGTTAAAAGAAAAATATAATACTTTAGAAAATTTAAATTATAATTGGGGTGGTGCGTTCTGGAGTCAATTATATTATGATTGGGATGAAATAACAATTCCTAAAAACACTCCAACATTTAAAAACCCACATCAAATGTTAGATTTTCATAAATTTTCTTCTGATAATGTAATTAAATACTCAAAAATGCACAAAGAAATTATTAGAAAGCATTCAGAAAAACCTATAACTCATAATTTAATGGTAGATTTCTTTGATATTGACTACTTTAAATATGCAAAAGATTTAGATATTGTATCTTGGGATAATTATATTCCTACAAAAGAATATGATTTTTATCATCAAAGTGCAAACCATGATTTAATGAGATCATTGAAAAAAATACCATATTTTGTAATGGAACAACAACCCGGTAGAGTAAATTGGAGAACAATAAACGACCAATATGCTCCTGAATATATTGAATTTTGGACTAAACAATCCTATTTACATGGAGCTGATGGAAGTATAGTTTTTAGATTTAGAGAACTACCATATGGCGCAGAACAATATCATGGAGCTTTAGTAGAATACTCAGGAAATCCAACAGAAAGACTGATATATTATAAAAAATCTAAAAAAGAAACTCCTGATCATATAATTCCCAAAAAAGAAGTAGCAATATATTTTTCATATGAAAATGCCTGGATTCACAGAATTAATCATTTAAACACAACATTCAATTATTGGAATGCTATTGTTGAAATATATAAAGCAATTAAGATGTTTGGATATAATGTTGATTTTGTATATGGCGAAGATAAAATAGATGATTATGAATTAGTAGTTGTGCCATATGCAATGAATATAGACAATGAATTTTTAAATTCTTTAATAAATTATAATGGAAAAATTATAATGACAGCTATGAGTGGAATTAAAGATGAAAGAAATTGGATTAACAAAGAAAAGTATATTGATTTATTTAATGAATTTGGAATAAAAATTGATGATTTTTCTGGAGAAAAAAATGTTGAAATTCTATATAACAATAATATATTAAATGGAGAATTTTGGGCGGATAAAATAGTTGTAAAAGATGCTGAAATAATTTCTGTGTTAAATAATACAGCTTTTAAAAACAATCCTATTATTACTAAAAAAGGAAATAACACATATATTGGTACGGTTTTAAATTATCTTGATTTTTCTCATGTTCTTTCTTTAGCATTATCTCCTAAAGTTTTAGGACAAGATATTTTAATTACAAATACAAATGATGGTATAATAATTTTAAATGCCAAAAGCTCAAAAAACACAATATACATTAATAACAAAAAGATTGAAATGGAGGCATTTGAAATTATAAAAAAGGGATGATTATATGAAAAAAAATTATGTAACAATAAAAGATATTGCAGCTGCTGCTGGTGTTTCAATCAACACAGTATCTAGAGCATTAAATGATAAACCAGACATTAATATTAAAACAAAAAGAAAAGTTTTAGAAATAGCTAAAGAAATGGGATATGTAAAAAATGTAACCGCTAGTTCTTTAAGAAATAGAAAAACAAAAACTATTGGTGTAATATTTGAAGATAGTTCAAACCCTTTCTTTGCAGAGGTTTTAAAGGGTATAGAAAAAGGTTCTAGAGAAAAAAACTATAATATTATCTTAATGAACACCGAAAAAAAATATGATTTAGAAAGAAAGGCTATTAAGTTATTATTGGAAAAAAGAGTTGACGGATTAATTATTACTCCTACACAAGAAAAATCTGAAGATATTAAAGAATTAATAAAAATAAATATCCCTTTTGTTGTGGTAGGAGTAAACTTTGAAAATATTGATATTGATGAAATATATTCAGATGATTATTATGGTGGTTATTTAGCTGGAAAATATTTAATAGAAAATGGAAGAAAAAAGTTTATTATGCTAAACGGATTTAGCTATAAATCTGTAGCTAAAGAAAGGTATTTGGGTTTTAAAAAAGCGTTAGATGAATACAATATAAAAGACTTTACTGTATATGAATTAGAAGAAGGATTAGAAAATGCTTATTTAAAAATTAAAGAATTAATAGAAAAAAATATTTTCTTTGATGGATTATTTTGTTATAATGACATTTTCGCATTTGGAGCAATAAAAGCATTATATGAGAATAATATAAAAATCCCAGATAAAGTTAATGTAGTAGGTTTCGATGACATTGCGTTTGCAAACGTACTTAACTTAACTACAATAAGAATTAATAAAGAAAAACTTGGATATGACGCATTTCATAGATTATATAAAAAAATAAAAGGCGATAAAAATAGAATAAAGGAAAAATTAGGTGTTGAGTTAATAATTAGAAATACTTAGGAGGTACTATATGAATATATTAAATAATTATTTTGATGGTGAATATTTGGAATTTAATAAAGATAATTATAGCATTAAATTAAAAATAGAAAAAATACCTGAAGGATATATTATTAGAGGAAAAGTGAAAGGGAAATTAGGTAAAATAGATATTTTTGATGATTTTGCCGATGAAGATTTGTTTATTAACAATTGGCAAAGTTGGAGTCCGACAAAAAAAATAAAGGTTTTGAATTATAAATATAATATTCCTGATGATTGGAAAAAAACTGCTAAATATAGTGCTCATCCTATGCCAGAGTATTTAGAAAATAATATTATTTCAGACTATTTTATTGCTAAAAAAAATAAAGTATATGGATTTTTAACTTCAAAAATTGCTCATCCTTTTTTTGAAGTTAAAGATAATAAAATTATTGCATGCTTAGAATATTTCGAGAAAAATGCTGATGAGTATATTGATATAGAACCATTAATAATTTTAGAAAATAATGAAATGGAAAAATTATTAGAAATTTATGCTGATTACGTTAAATTCGAAAATAATCCAAAATTTTCAAAATGGAACCCTGTTGGTTGGTCTTCTTGGTATCATTACTATGAAGAACTAACTTGGCAAGATACTTTAAAAAATTTAGAATTATCAAAAGAATATAATTATGAAGTATTTCAATTAGATGATTCATGGCAAAAAGATATTGGTGATTGGATTCCTAAAGATTCATTTCCAGGTTTTGATATAATTGCTAATAAAATTAAAGAATATGGCTATATTCCGGGATTATGGTTAGCTCCTTTTAGTGTATCAGAAATTTCTGAAGTGTTTTTAAAACATAAGGATTGGTTAGTAAAAGATGAAAATGGAGAACCTAAGGTTGCTTATATAAATTGGAGAAAAAACATATACGCATTAGACACTACTCATCCTGAAGCACAAGAACATTTAAAAAATATTTTTTTAAATATGAGAAATAATGGAATTCATTATTTTAAAACAGACTTCTTATTTGCTGGTGCAATTCCAGGAAAAAGATATGTAGAGGTTACTCCTATTGAAGCATATAATATTGGAATGAAAATAATCAGAGAAGCCATTGGTGAAGATTTTATATTGGGATGTGGCGCTCCTATTTTACCATCAATAGGATATGTTGATGGGATGAGAATTAGTGCTGACACTGCCCCATTTTATAAGCCAAACGATCTTGATTTTGTTTATCCAAATGCTTATTATGCATTAAGAAACGTTATTACTAGATATTTCATGAATGGAAAATGGTGGTGGAATGATCCAGATTGTTTGATTTTAAGAACTGAAGATACTGAATTAAACGATAAAATTATTGAAATGTATTCCTATGTATCTGGCTTATTAAATAATATGATTCTACAAAGTGATGATTTATCAAAAACTATTAAAAAAGATGTATATTTTAATTCATTAAAATTAAGAGGCGGAATACCTCATGTTAAAGGACTAATGAATGATAATTATTCATTTGAAATTGAAGCTTTTAATACTAATATTGGTAATGTAAAAATGCATGTTGACTTAGAAAAAATCAATTTTAAATTAGAATATGATGAGGACTATCCACAATTAAATAAAAATACTGTATTAAGAGAAGAAGATAATAGATTATTTCACTATTATGAGGAGAGGGATAACAATGCTTGAAAGACGATTTAATCCTATTACTGGAGAATGGGTTATGATTTCTTCCTCCAGGCAAAAAAGACCTAATTTACCCAAAGATAGTTGTCCTATTTGTCCAGGAGTATTAGAACTACCTGGAGAATATGATTTGGTAAGTTTTGAAAATAGATTTCCCGCTTTAAAAAAGGATGCTCCAAATGTTGAAAATAATAGCAATGTATTAATTAAAGATAAATCTCAAGGAATTTGTGAAGTTGTGGTATATACTGAAAAACATAATTCAGAGTTATCTTATATGCCTATATATCAAATAGAAAAATTAATTAATATGTGGGCTGATAGAACTAAAGAATTATCTTCATATGAATTTATAAAATATGTATTTATTTTTGAAAATAAAGGCAAAGAAGTTGGTGCAACTTTACCTCATCCTCATGGTCAATTATATGCATTTCCATTTTTGCCTCCTAGAATTCAACTAAAAATAGAATCATTGGAAAAATGGTATAGTGAAAAAAACTCTTGTGCAATATGTGATATTGTAAAGGAAGAAAAAGAACAAAATGAAAGAATTGTATATGAAACAGAAAATATTATTGCTTTAGTTCCGTTTTATGCTAGATATCCATATGAGGTGCATGTATACCCTAAAAGACATGTAGAAACAATATATGAATTATCAAATAAAGAGAAAAAAGAATTTGCTGAAGTGTTAAGAGTAATAACAAATAAATATAATGGTTTGTTTAATATGCCATTTCCATATATGATGATGTTTTTCCAAAAACCTTTTAATATCAATAAGACTACTCATTTCTTCCATTTTCATGTGGAGTTTATTTCTCCAATGAGGGGCCCAAATTTAATTAAATGGGTAGCAAGTGTTGAAAGTGGAACTTGGGCATTTATTAACCCTATCGAACCTGAACAAGCTGCTAAACAATTAAGGGATGTTGAGGTGAAACTTGATGAAATATAGAGCTCCCGGTCGTATAAACATAATAGGAGAACATACAGATTACAATGATGGGTATGTTTTGCCATTTGCAATTGATAAACATATCTATTTAGATATAAAAAATTCTGATAAATTCACTTTTTCTTCAAAAAATTCCAATGAAAAAATTTCTTTAAATAATTTACAAAAAACAAATACTTGGGCTGATTATATAATAGGTGTTATATTAGAATTAGAAAAAAAAGTTGGTAAAATACCTCCCTTTTCATTTAATATACATTCTA from Marinitoga aeolica harbors:
- a CDS encoding Gfo/Idh/MocA family protein, whose translation is MKKIKLGIVGTGIAARDLHLPGLLELENKFEIVALFNRTKEKAIRFSNYLNNNPKIYDSYDELLDNVEAVDLALPVQLNYEFIEKALKKGVNVICEKPISVNVEEGKKIVELSRRYKNVVYIAENYRHFSAYDKIKELTSKIGEVYYLQWNLWIYMSKDNKYANTPWRQNPEHIGGFISDAGVHHVASMKKIFGDIKWVYGSVKNITDYLGGPDLLSSTFEFENGILGNYNVSYALDGKNVLMIKGELGDIIFEDDIIKVVKYKDKVIEYYDDYKTHDENSYKKEFEDFYEVINGKENNLGNTEEALKDLAFIEAAIKSNGEKRIYIDDLIR
- a CDS encoding ABC transporter substrate-binding protein, which gives rise to MKKLTLGLITILLVISSVFAASNDLEIFSWWTGGGEEEGLLALFAKFNQYYPNINIINAAVAGGAGTNAKAVLKTRMLGGNPPDSFQVHAGMELTDTYVIPGLMEPLTNYLREWGVYDKFPKDVMEIVSYQGEVYSIPVNVHRGNVVFYNKKIFRELGLTKEPTTWAEFFAAMKKAQEAGYIPLALGDKNKWTLTHLFENIMLSVFGPEGYKGLFNGKTSFDSPELEMSLVLLERLIPYFNRDHSALTWQDAGRLVFEGKALFNVMGDWEEGYFKTLGWKPGVDFGWFAVPGTDNAFMFISDTFGLPKGAPHRDNALKWLKFIATKEAQDIFNPIKGSIPARIDADKSRYDVYLTWSMNDFATVAVVPSIIHGSAAPEGFVTTLNDALNRFIVKKNISNTLRDIMWAAEDQGYLTE
- a CDS encoding carbohydrate ABC transporter permease; its protein translation is MSVQRRKSKIGFFIILPSLILIGIFVYYFIFWTIRTSFSDWNSFSKLLRGIYNFVGFRNYQRIFLDQRFQTDLWNTLFFTLFFIAGSIGLGLFLANIIDKGLKGSRFFQSLFLFPMAIAFVVTGTVWSWIFAPGNIPKDPQGINLLFKNIGLEKLQWLWYTSSESIGHFNLALIPVIIAAIWQMSGYIMAMYLAGLKAIPNEILEAARVDGANERYIFWKIKMPLLKPITLSTMIVLGHVSLKIFDLIYAMTGSGPNNVTDVPAIYMFELTFRSNRYALGSAISVIMLLMVAVIIIPYLYSSLRKGVSS
- a CDS encoding carbohydrate ABC transporter permease, with the protein product MTKTKVIIYYIILIIISLFFITPFYVTLITSFKPLSEISIANMWNFPKHFSLEGFLGAYKKLAPNMKNSFYLTIPATIISAILGSINGFALSKLRFKYSNLVFALILFGMFIPYQSVLFPLIQFFQKIGLYGTIPALIIIHVIYGIPITTLMFKNYYEEIPDELIEAASIDGANLYNIYTKVLLPISIPGFVVVAIWQFTNIWNEFLFAVTVTNNPAKQPITVALVNLAGSQVVEWNIQMAGALIAALPTLIVYVALGKYFIRGLLAGSVKG
- a CDS encoding ABC transporter substrate-binding protein, giving the protein MKRGLLVLLVVILAFSAFAKTKIVINSNASDPAPREAFKHVVDMFQEKYPDYEVVVNTFPHEDFKTLLRTWLNSKEAPDVVTWFAGERMRYFAEKGLLLPLDDIFSDKPFEAYFPASFKSASEYDGKIYFLPFTWYWWSVYYNTEVFKKYSLTPPVTWSQFLHVCEVLKENGVTPITIGTKYLWPTGGWFDYLDMRVNGYKFHMDLTAGKIPYTDARVKKVFEYWKQLVDNGYFLANHSSYTWQDAASFLFRGEAGMYLMGQFIKDVAPAEVKDKLDFFRFPIIDGNVGVYEETPIDGFMVPAKAKNPEGAKVFIKFLASKEVQDMYSKELGRLAANKYVTPPDAHAQKGLDLVLASDGVAQFYDRDTDPEMATFGMNKFVEFMTFPQRLDILLKQMEFQRRKIFK
- a CDS encoding carbohydrate ABC transporter permease, whose translation is MKKKWWIPYAFLALPLTMYLIWVIIPIFQTVIISFTDWDSVSPSYNFIGLENYKMLFYDYYFLTSLLNNIKWMVGFVIVAIPIGLGIAMLMDQKFKGNKFFKTMMYLPMTLSFVVIGEIWTWILEPNHGVINEFLRGIGLGNLAKPWLSDPNLVTYALIFAALWRQISYAMVLFLAGLQSVPTEQVEAAYVDGANSWQRFWYVILPALRPAMVIAITVNIIDSLRAFDIVFVITRGGPFYSSSVMANYMYIESFNNYNMGYGASIAVIQFFITLGFIIWYLINSFKKEDNL
- a CDS encoding carbohydrate ABC transporter permease, whose translation is MTKTAIYKKYLFYILSTIIVIIWLIPFVIAVLTSFKTMDEISFGANWFRLPKKWSLEGYITAWKNAHIYTYYLNTFLIAAVSTLGALFLSSLGAYALSWYDFKLRKPILITFVAGMLIPFQMLLIPVYKFSVNTGLYDTYPGLILFHIAFQLGFCTFFLRNFMVTIPKSIFEAAKIDGANDFKIYYSIMLPLIKPAIAALGILEFTWIWNDYLWALILIQSDTKKPITLGLTTLQGQWVTSWNVIAAASILAAIVPIIVFLMFQKYFIQGLTMGSVKG